One genomic segment of Timaviella obliquedivisa GSE-PSE-MK23-08B includes these proteins:
- a CDS encoding DASH family cryptochrome yields MARSRILLWYRNDQRFHDHEPLHQALLTQPLYLIPLYCFDPRHFGKTTFGFPKTGAFRAQFLLESIADLRQGWRSRNSDLLIRTGKPEQVIPELVKVLGITEVYYYQEAASEEKAIERSLERALQALGVKINTFWSHTLYHPDDFSFKVKELPELFTSFRKQVEKDSSVQPALPSPSQVPPLPDVEVGKLPQLAEFDLETPEFDDRAVLKFQGGETAAIARLKQYFWQQDHLKIYKDTRNGMRGADYSSKFSPWLSLGCLSPRYIYEQVQTYERERVCNDSTYWLIFELLWRDYFRFITVKHGDRLFHATGLQGISIPWKQDRQKFECWCLGKTGFPLVDANMRELANTGFMSNRGRQNVASFLTKNLGVDWRMGAEWFESLLIDYDVCSNWGNWNYTAGVGNDARGFRFFNIVKQSKDYDPQGEYVKHWLPELAQVPAQKVHEPWKLLPVEQDRFAVKIGTDYPHPIVDLFQSAQEQEQIYNRAIAKLKGRSFRAR; encoded by the coding sequence ATGGCTCGATCCCGAATTTTACTCTGGTATCGCAACGATCAGCGGTTTCATGACCACGAACCGCTTCATCAGGCGCTCTTGACGCAACCTCTTTACCTGATTCCACTCTATTGTTTTGACCCCCGTCACTTTGGCAAGACTACCTTTGGTTTCCCGAAAACAGGAGCATTTCGAGCACAATTTTTGCTGGAAAGTATTGCTGATTTACGACAAGGATGGCGATCGCGCAATAGTGATTTACTCATTCGCACAGGGAAACCTGAACAAGTTATTCCTGAGCTTGTGAAAGTGTTAGGCATTACAGAAGTTTATTACTACCAAGAAGCAGCATCTGAAGAAAAAGCGATTGAACGATCGCTAGAAAGAGCATTACAGGCTCTGGGCGTTAAGATCAATACTTTCTGGAGTCATACGCTCTATCATCCTGATGATTTTTCTTTTAAGGTCAAGGAACTGCCAGAGCTATTTACTAGTTTTCGTAAACAAGTTGAAAAAGACAGCAGTGTTCAACCCGCATTGCCTTCTCCTAGCCAAGTCCCTCCACTCCCCGACGTTGAGGTGGGTAAGCTGCCACAACTGGCTGAATTTGACCTAGAAACTCCTGAATTTGACGATCGCGCTGTTCTAAAATTTCAAGGGGGCGAAACTGCTGCGATCGCTAGACTAAAGCAATATTTTTGGCAGCAGGATCACCTAAAAATTTATAAAGATACCCGCAATGGGATGAGAGGGGCTGACTATTCATCAAAGTTTTCGCCCTGGCTCTCGCTCGGATGTCTGTCGCCACGCTACATTTATGAACAGGTACAGACCTATGAAAGAGAACGTGTCTGCAATGATTCTACCTACTGGCTGATCTTTGAATTGCTATGGCGCGATTACTTTCGATTTATTACGGTTAAACACGGCGATCGCCTCTTTCATGCAACAGGATTACAAGGCATTTCAATTCCTTGGAAGCAAGATAGGCAGAAGTTTGAATGTTGGTGCTTGGGCAAAACAGGATTTCCGCTCGTAGATGCTAACATGCGCGAATTAGCCAACACCGGGTTTATGTCTAATCGGGGTCGGCAAAATGTGGCTAGCTTTTTGACGAAGAATTTAGGCGTTGACTGGCGCATGGGTGCAGAGTGGTTTGAGTCGCTTTTGATTGACTACGATGTTTGCAGTAATTGGGGTAACTGGAATTACACTGCTGGAGTTGGCAACGATGCACGTGGATTCAGGTTTTTTAATATCGTTAAGCAGTCAAAAGACTATGATCCACAAGGGGAGTATGTCAAGCACTGGTTGCCTGAGCTAGCTCAAGTGCCTGCCCAAAAAGTTCATGAACCCTGGAAACTTCTGCCTGTTGAACAGGATCGATTTGCCGTTAAGATTGGCACAGACTATCCACATCCCATTGTTGATCTATTTCAATCTGCACAGGAGCAGGAACAGATCTATAATCGAGCGATCGCAAAACTAAAAGGGCGATCGTTTCGCGCTAGATGA
- a CDS encoding cupredoxin domain-containing protein, with product MLKKTTFFGTLAGLGFLLGAISRAVAAEMPAAHNMPPQSSSTQFQRIDQPLANKVAVTLGGLGLIGLELWWFLLSKPKSQQVEAREGVQEVTVTVDGGYEPSRIVVQVGQPVRLNFLRRDPSSCLEEVQLPDFHIAQNLALNQVTAIEFTPTKPGNYEFVCGMNMFHGVVEVTSSSPSSNLENSSAPVATSIKKLIKQEYSV from the coding sequence ATGCTAAAAAAAACTACATTTTTTGGAACCCTTGCAGGATTGGGATTTTTGCTAGGTGCAATCTCTAGGGCAGTGGCAGCGGAAATGCCTGCTGCACACAATATGCCACCTCAGTCTTCATCCACTCAGTTTCAACGCATTGACCAACCTTTAGCCAACAAGGTTGCTGTAACGCTAGGGGGATTAGGGTTGATAGGTCTAGAACTCTGGTGGTTCCTTCTCAGCAAGCCTAAATCTCAGCAAGTAGAAGCTCGTGAGGGAGTTCAGGAAGTAACAGTCACTGTAGATGGGGGTTATGAGCCAAGCCGAATAGTCGTGCAAGTAGGACAACCCGTTCGGCTCAATTTCTTGCGGCGTGACCCCAGCAGTTGTTTAGAGGAGGTGCAGTTGCCTGACTTCCATATTGCCCAAAACCTAGCACTTAACCAAGTTACAGCTATTGAATTTACTCCTACAAAACCAGGGAATTATGAATTTGTCTGTGGCATGAATATGTTTCACGGAGTAGTAGAGGTAACGTCATCCAGTCCTTCATCCAATCTAGAAAACTCTTCAGCCCCAGTTGCAACCTCAATTAAAAAGCTAATTAAACAAGAGTATTCAGTATAA
- a CDS encoding DUF2267 domain-containing protein — MWLTQKTGRKNMSDEIYKAAIPEIDPTEVEDARIINAGKHDSFLEKVMTQSGLADPYDARDITEVVFRTMRDMMTNEAVDHVAEELHSPLMEENKDRTLYTATPLATEVEDLWQDTNPIVHFLSRVRPALNIRDTTFLFRIKQESSLPATVEPEQVVKAVFSATKDELSPDRIQEIAEFLPGTVRQLWQDA; from the coding sequence ATGTGGCTGACACAGAAAACAGGGAGAAAAAATATGTCTGATGAAATTTATAAAGCAGCTATTCCAGAAATCGACCCCACAGAAGTTGAAGATGCTCGCATTATCAACGCTGGCAAGCACGATTCATTTTTAGAAAAGGTGATGACTCAGAGCGGACTTGCAGATCCCTACGATGCCAGAGACATTACTGAAGTGGTCTTTCGCACAATGCGCGACATGATGACAAATGAAGCAGTCGATCATGTTGCTGAGGAACTACACTCTCCACTTATGGAAGAAAATAAGGACAGAACCCTCTATACTGCTACACCGTTAGCTACTGAAGTGGAAGATCTTTGGCAAGATACTAATCCCATCGTTCATTTTCTAAGCCGCGTTCGTCCGGCGCTTAATATTCGTGATACGACTTTTCTGTTTCGGATTAAGCAAGAATCATCTTTGCCCGCTACCGTCGAACCAGAACAAGTTGTTAAGGCAGTTTTTTCGGCTACTAAAGATGAGCTATCACCTGATCGCATTCAAGAAATTGCTGAATTTCTTCCGGGTACTGTCCGCCAGCTTTGGCAAGATGCATAG
- a CDS encoding DUF2945 domain-containing protein: MAKELKKGDRVKWNTSNGETVGEVKKKLTQPTDIKKHHVAASEEDPQYLVESEKTGQEAAHKPKSLEKLEKSQG, encoded by the coding sequence ATGGCGAAAGAACTCAAGAAGGGCGATCGCGTCAAGTGGAACACATCGAATGGGGAGACAGTAGGAGAGGTTAAGAAGAAGCTGACGCAGCCAACGGATATTAAAAAGCATCATGTTGCCGCATCTGAAGAAGACCCGCAATACCTTGTGGAAAGTGAAAAGACAGGTCAAGAAGCAGCACACAAACCCAAGTCACTTGAGAAATTAGAGAAGTCCCAAGGTTAA
- a CDS encoding heavy-metal-associated domain-containing protein translates to MTLQFIVSNMACSACVETITQAVTAIDPAAKVEADTKTKQVNIETQKPEAEIKQAIAAAGYTVA, encoded by the coding sequence ATGACACTTCAATTCATAGTTTCCAATATGGCTTGCTCTGCCTGTGTTGAAACGATTACTCAAGCTGTTACCGCTATAGATCCCGCTGCCAAAGTTGAGGCTGACACTAAAACCAAGCAGGTCAACATTGAGACGCAAAAACCTGAAGCTGAGATTAAGCAGGCGATCGCAGCGGCAGGCTACACCGTCGCCTAG
- a CDS encoding CAAD domain-containing protein: MTHDTMQTNEYNEITMEPSLAEVDQVLEQPLLPAASSSTELAEESLTSFQVQAANFFDNVTQSTVAFFKGNRQLLSNLGWLLLAFLGIRVLFASLDAIDDIPLMSSLLKLVGLITLVQFSWRHLVRANDRQELTQKIVQAKADLLGN, from the coding sequence ATGACCCATGACACTATGCAAACCAACGAGTACAACGAAATAACGATGGAACCTAGTCTGGCAGAGGTGGATCAAGTTCTCGAACAACCTCTTCTGCCTGCTGCCTCCTCTTCAACTGAGTTGGCGGAGGAATCTTTAACCTCGTTTCAAGTACAAGCAGCAAATTTCTTTGATAATGTTACTCAATCGACAGTGGCGTTCTTTAAGGGAAATCGTCAACTTCTAAGTAATTTGGGCTGGCTTCTTCTCGCTTTTCTGGGTATCAGAGTTTTGTTTGCATCGTTAGATGCTATCGATGATATTCCTTTAATGTCATCTTTGCTGAAGCTCGTCGGTCTAATCACCCTGGTTCAGTTTAGTTGGCGGCATTTAGTACGGGCAAACGATCGCCAAGAACTTACTCAAAAGATCGTTCAGGCTAAAGCAGATCTACTGGGTAATTAA
- a CDS encoding YsnF/AvaK domain-containing protein: MTPSNPKDFDTRTSSSDEQRSPRSSQPIHPQPGSLEFSVPLETSVPLESPRQVHISALNQSAPQQTNLATEQDLIMTPSVVAEETVQILEERLMVNRIKRKVGEVTIRKEIETRIIEVPVRREKLIVEQVSPEYKQLAVVDLGQVQGQVQEQVQEQKLGREAASTPLPSTVEGSFTSITAAIQFLEAIAAQSNSVEAVKVSVVLKDDTLGAI; encoded by the coding sequence CGATCGCCTAGATCCAGTCAACCTATTCACCCGCAACCTGGCAGCCTAGAGTTCTCCGTCCCTTTGGAAACCTCGGTTCCCTTAGAGTCACCCAGGCAGGTTCATATTTCTGCTCTCAACCAATCTGCTCCGCAGCAGACGAATTTAGCAACTGAACAAGACCTCATCATGACTCCATCAGTCGTAGCTGAGGAAACTGTTCAGATTCTCGAAGAGCGATTGATGGTCAATCGCATTAAGCGCAAAGTGGGTGAAGTCACCATTCGTAAGGAAATTGAAACACGAATTATCGAAGTTCCAGTTCGCCGCGAGAAGTTAATTGTTGAGCAGGTTAGCCCAGAGTATAAGCAGTTGGCAGTGGTTGACTTAGGGCAAGTCCAAGGGCAAGTCCAAGAGCAAGTCCAAGAGCAAAAACTTGGCAGGGAGGCAGCTAGCACTCCCCTTCCTTCAACAGTTGAGGGTAGCTTTACCTCTATAACCGCAGCAATTCAATTTCTTGAAGCGATCGCAGCGCAATCTAATTCAGTGGAAGCTGTGAAGGTTAGCGTTGTGCTGAAAGATGACACTTTAGGAGCAATTTAA
- a CDS encoding phosphatase PAP2 family protein: protein MAEVSTRLYWLFQSLIDFTPYLLAGLLAGAFVLAICVFLARFLLWRWLLPFEESCLLTLKAQANPALDRYMTAVTWLAQGEITIPLLFAVGGILVYRNESIAALVLAIGLSGSWLLNGIFKSFFRRKRPDLWASPERPMDYSYPSGHAMSAISFYGLLAAAISHCLSIPLGITTTLAAILTLGVGFSRIYLGMHWPTDVLSGWVAGGIWLGVCLQGLVQIGGI from the coding sequence ATGGCGGAGGTTAGCACTCGCCTCTACTGGCTGTTCCAGTCTCTCATTGACTTCACCCCTTACTTACTGGCAGGTCTGCTTGCTGGTGCATTTGTCCTGGCAATCTGTGTTTTCCTGGCTCGCTTCCTTTTGTGGCGCTGGTTGCTGCCTTTTGAAGAATCCTGCTTGTTGACTCTTAAAGCACAGGCGAACCCAGCCCTAGATCGATACATGACAGCAGTGACCTGGCTGGCTCAAGGTGAGATTACCATCCCTTTGCTTTTCGCAGTTGGAGGAATTTTGGTTTACCGCAATGAGTCTATTGCAGCACTGGTCTTAGCGATCGGGCTGAGTGGCTCATGGCTGCTTAACGGCATCTTCAAGTCTTTTTTTCGACGCAAACGCCCCGATTTGTGGGCTTCCCCTGAGCGTCCGATGGATTATAGCTATCCTAGCGGTCATGCCATGAGCGCGATTTCCTTTTATGGGCTATTAGCCGCCGCCATTAGCCACTGTCTGAGCATCCCGTTAGGCATTACTACAACTTTGGCAGCGATCTTAACCTTGGGAGTGGGTTTTAGTCGGATATATCTGGGTATGCATTGGCCAACAGATGTCTTAAGTGGATGGGTTGCAGGGGGCATCTGGTTAGGAGTATGTCTGCAAGGGTTAGTTCAGATTGGCGGGATATGA
- a CDS encoding DUF305 domain-containing protein, with the protein MKRRTPLLAIAFMGSIILAACSSSPTGSSANNQPASSAPDVAQSPMGKMEGMNHGSSMNMSLGPKDENFDLRFVDGMTPHHEGAVTMAQEALQKSQRPEIKQLAQTIIDAQQKEIAQMKEWRTAWYPDASATPMMYSSEMGHMMPMSEEMKSSMMMNTDLGAADDQFDLRFLNAMIPHHEGALTMAKEALQKSDRPEVKELAQDIIASQQQEISQMQQWKKAWYGQ; encoded by the coding sequence ATGAAACGAAGAACTCCTTTACTAGCGATCGCTTTCATGGGAAGTATAATTCTTGCTGCTTGTTCAAGTTCCCCAACTGGCTCCTCCGCCAACAATCAACCTGCTTCATCTGCACCCGACGTGGCACAAAGTCCAATGGGCAAGATGGAGGGAATGAATCATGGGTCTTCTATGAACATGAGCTTGGGGCCCAAAGATGAAAACTTTGACCTGCGATTTGTTGACGGAATGACTCCTCACCATGAAGGCGCGGTCACAATGGCTCAGGAAGCCTTGCAGAAGTCACAGCGACCAGAAATTAAGCAATTGGCTCAAACGATCATTGACGCTCAGCAAAAAGAGATTGCTCAGATGAAAGAATGGCGGACAGCTTGGTATCCTGATGCCAGCGCCACACCCATGATGTATAGCTCAGAGATGGGGCACATGATGCCGATGTCTGAAGAAATGAAGTCTAGCATGATGATGAATACTGACTTAGGAGCCGCAGACGATCAGTTTGATCTGCGCTTCCTCAATGCGATGATTCCTCATCATGAAGGGGCATTGACAATGGCGAAAGAGGCATTGCAGAAGAGCGATCGCCCCGAAGTTAAGGAGCTTGCTCAAGACATTATCGCTAGTCAGCAGCAAGAAATTTCTCAGATGCAGCAGTGGAAAAAAGCATGGTACGGGCAGTAG
- a CDS encoding heavy metal translocating P-type ATPase → MDITLKLRGMSCASCAHSVEDAIRSVPGVSECSVNFGVEQASITYNPQQTDVQSIQNAVAAAGYSAQPVQEQDLLNGENDIERQTRQAESRDLTRKVWTGGVISAILVIGSIPAMTGLSVPLIPMWLHNFWLQALLTAPVQFWCGKSFYINSWKALKRHASTMDTLIALGTSAAYFYSLFVTFFPRVLIAQGLTPSVYYETAAVVITLILLGRLFENRARGQASEAIRKLMGLQAKTARIVRNGQEMEVAIAEVQLGDVILVRPGEKIPVDGEVLEGTSTVDEAMVTGESVAAKKQPGDEVIGATINKAGSFKFRATRVGKDTFLAQIVKLVQQAQGSKAPIQKLADQVTGWFVPAVIAVAIATFIIWYNVMGNVTLALTTTVGVLIIACPCALGLATPTSILVGTGKGAENGILIKGADSLELAHKLQVIVLDKTGTLTQGKPTVTDFVTVNGIAHSNELKLLQLMASVERNSEHPLAEAVVQYAQSQRVELTDVQEFEAIAGSGVQGDVSGRLVQIGTQRWMSELGIDTQALALQRDKLEYLGKTVIWVAVDEKIQGIMGISDALKPTSADTVRTLQKLGLEVIMLTGDNRPTAEVIAREVGIIRVLAEVRPDQKAAMISTLQAEGKIVAMVGDGINDAPALAQADVGIAIGTGTDVAIAASDITLISGDLQGVVTAIQLSRATLRNIRQNLFFAFVYNVAGIPIAAGILFPFFGWLLSPIIAGAAMAFSSVSVVTNALRLRNFRPRPIY, encoded by the coding sequence ATGGACATAACATTGAAACTTCGGGGCATGAGTTGTGCTTCTTGTGCCCATAGCGTTGAAGATGCCATTCGTTCTGTTCCAGGCGTGAGTGAATGCAGCGTTAACTTTGGTGTTGAACAAGCCAGCATTACCTATAACCCTCAGCAAACGGACGTGCAATCAATTCAAAATGCTGTTGCTGCCGCTGGCTACTCTGCCCAACCAGTTCAAGAGCAGGATTTGCTGAACGGAGAGAACGATATAGAACGTCAGACGCGACAGGCAGAATCACGAGACTTAACGCGCAAAGTCTGGACGGGCGGCGTGATCAGCGCAATTCTAGTGATCGGCTCTATTCCAGCGATGACAGGGCTTTCTGTTCCCTTGATTCCGATGTGGCTGCATAACTTTTGGCTACAAGCTCTATTGACCGCACCTGTGCAGTTTTGGTGTGGAAAGTCCTTCTATATCAACAGTTGGAAAGCACTCAAGCGCCATGCTTCTACGATGGACACTCTGATTGCTTTGGGCACTAGTGCGGCATATTTCTACTCACTGTTTGTTACGTTCTTTCCCAGAGTTCTGATTGCTCAAGGACTTACGCCTAGTGTTTACTACGAAACTGCGGCAGTTGTGATTACGCTGATTCTGCTGGGGCGTTTGTTTGAAAACCGCGCCAGAGGACAAGCGTCGGAGGCGATTCGTAAACTCATGGGGTTACAAGCGAAGACTGCCCGCATCGTCCGCAATGGGCAAGAGATGGAAGTGGCGATCGCTGAAGTTCAGCTTGGTGACGTGATTTTGGTGCGACCTGGTGAAAAAATTCCAGTTGATGGTGAAGTGCTTGAAGGCACCTCAACTGTTGATGAAGCGATGGTAACAGGCGAGAGTGTAGCGGCTAAAAAGCAGCCTGGAGATGAGGTGATTGGAGCCACGATTAATAAAGCCGGAAGCTTTAAGTTTCGAGCTACGCGAGTCGGGAAAGATACTTTTCTGGCTCAGATTGTTAAATTAGTGCAACAGGCTCAAGGCTCTAAAGCTCCGATCCAAAAGCTAGCAGACCAGGTAACCGGATGGTTCGTCCCAGCGGTCATTGCTGTAGCGATCGCCACGTTCATTATTTGGTATAACGTCATGGGTAACGTGACGCTAGCACTGACTACAACTGTGGGTGTGCTGATCATTGCTTGTCCCTGTGCATTGGGATTAGCAACCCCTACTTCTATTTTGGTTGGCACAGGTAAAGGCGCAGAAAATGGCATTCTCATTAAAGGTGCAGATAGCCTAGAGTTAGCGCACAAACTACAGGTTATTGTGCTTGATAAAACAGGAACACTAACCCAAGGTAAACCGACAGTCACAGACTTTGTGACGGTCAACGGCATTGCTCACAGTAATGAACTCAAACTCTTACAGCTTATGGCATCTGTAGAACGAAATTCAGAGCATCCGTTAGCAGAAGCTGTAGTGCAGTATGCTCAGTCTCAACGAGTGGAGTTGACTGATGTACAGGAATTTGAGGCGATCGCGGGGAGTGGCGTTCAAGGTGATGTATCAGGTCGGTTGGTTCAAATTGGAACTCAGCGTTGGATGAGTGAATTAGGAATTGATACTCAGGCTCTAGCCCTGCAAAGAGACAAGCTGGAGTATTTAGGTAAAACAGTCATTTGGGTTGCTGTAGATGAAAAAATACAAGGCATTATGGGAATTTCTGATGCTCTCAAGCCCACTTCTGCTGATACCGTTCGCACGTTGCAAAAACTTGGACTAGAAGTGATTATGCTTACCGGAGATAATCGTCCAACCGCAGAAGTTATTGCCCGTGAAGTTGGCATTATCCGAGTATTGGCAGAGGTGCGTCCTGATCAAAAAGCCGCGATGATCAGCACGCTTCAGGCTGAAGGAAAAATTGTAGCCATGGTTGGTGATGGTATTAATGATGCGCCTGCTCTGGCTCAAGCCGATGTGGGAATTGCCATCGGAACCGGGACTGATGTGGCGATCGCCGCCAGCGATATCACCCTAATTTCAGGTGACTTACAAGGTGTTGTGACTGCAATCCAGTTATCTCGTGCTACCCTGCGAAACATTCGTCAGAACCTTTTCTTTGCCTTCGTTTACAACGTGGCAGGTATCCCGATCGCGGCTGGGATTTTGTTCCCCTTCTTTGGCTGGCTACTCAGCCCCATCATCGCAGGAGCAGCGATGGCGTTTAGCTCGGTTTCGGTGGTTACAAATGCTCTGCGGCTACGCAACTTTCGACCTAGACCCATTTATTAA